TCATACATATGCAGAATTACCAGAAGAATTACAAGAGCAAAAAGATGAAGCGATTGCTTACTTCAAATCAAAGGAGGCTAAATAATGTCAGATAAAAAAATTGCTTTAAATAATATTGGTGCAGTTACAAATGCAATTGATTTAATGATGGAAAAGGACAAAACTGTTGTTCTTTGAGGTGAAGACTCTGGTTATGAAGGTGGGGTTTTTAGAGCAACTGAAGGGTTGCAAAAAAAACATGGAGTAGAAAGAGTGTTTGATGCTCCTATTGCTGAAGCAAGTATCATGGGAGTTGCTGTTGGTGCAGCTATTAATGGCCTAAAACCTATTGCTGAAATGCAATTCCAAGGATTTGCTTACCCAGCTTTCCAACAATTAATGACTCATGCTGCTAGATATAGAAATAGAACTAGATCAAGAGTTACAATTCCTTTAGTACTAAGAATGCCAATGGCTGGAGGTGTTAGAGCTCTAGAACACCACTCAGAAGCTATTGAAGCATTATTTGCACACATTCCAGGATTGAAAGTTGTTATGCCTTCAACTCCTTATGATACAAAGGGATTATTGATTGCAGCTATTAATGACCCAGATCCAGTTGTATTTTTAGAACCTAAAAAAATATATCGTTCATTTAAACAAGAAATTCCTGAAGGTATTTATGAAGTGCCAATTGGAAAAGCTAATGTTTTAGTACCTGGTGAAAGTATTACTGTTGTAACTTATGGTGCACAAGTACATGAGTGTTTAGCTGCTCTTAAAGAGTTAAAAGAAAAACGTTCAGATATTAGTGTTGAATTAATAGACTTAAGAACAATTAAACCAATTGATACAACAACAATTGTTGAATCAGTTAAAAAAACTGGAAGACTTTTGGTTGTTCATGAAGCTGTTAGATCATTCTCAGTGTCAGCTGAAATTATTTCAAGAGTTAATGAAAAAGCATTTGAATTTTTATTAGCACCATCAGCAAGATTAACTGGTTATGATATTACAGTTCCACTAGCACGTGGTGAAAATTATCATGCAATTACAGCACAAAAAGTTGTTGATAAAATAATTGAAGTGGTAGATTGAGAACCAACTGAATAATAAAAAAACATTGTTTTATAAATAAATAAGTTAGAATTTAAATTAATAATTTTTAAAACACAAAAGAAAGGAAAAAACATGACTAAACCATTAGTAACCCCTATTGCTAGAGCTGTTGCTAAAAGATTAGGTGTTGATTTAAA
This Mesomycoplasma neurolyticum DNA region includes the following protein-coding sequences:
- a CDS encoding alpha-ketoacid dehydrogenase subunit beta; amino-acid sequence: MSDKKIALNNIGAVTNAIDLMMEKDKTVVLWGEDSGYEGGVFRATEGLQKKHGVERVFDAPIAEASIMGVAVGAAINGLKPIAEMQFQGFAYPAFQQLMTHAARYRNRTRSRVTIPLVLRMPMAGGVRALEHHSEAIEALFAHIPGLKVVMPSTPYDTKGLLIAAINDPDPVVFLEPKKIYRSFKQEIPEGIYEVPIGKANVLVPGESITVVTYGAQVHECLAALKELKEKRSDISVELIDLRTIKPIDTTTIVESVKKTGRLLVVHEAVRSFSVSAEIISRVNEKAFEFLLAPSARLTGYDITVPLARGENYHAITAQKVVDKIIEVVDWEPTE